The following coding sequences lie in one Sinorhizobium fredii USDA 257 genomic window:
- a CDS encoding zinc-dependent alcohol dehydrogenase family protein, whose protein sequence is MKAVRLEAVGDISVRHVEVPEPGPDDLLVKVEACGICGTDRHLLHGEFPSTPPVTLGHEFCGIVVRAGSAVHGFKPGTRITGDPNISCGRCPQCQAGRVNLCRNLRAIGIHRDGGFAEYVLVPQKQAFEIPLSLDPVHGAFCEPLACCLHGIDSAGIVAGSSVVVLGGGVIGLLTVQLARLAGATTVILSTRQASKRRLAEEVGATATVNPAAGDAIEAISGPHGLVPGGVDVVIECAGVAETVKQSTRLAKAGGTVVILGVLPQGEKVEIEPFDILFRELRVQGSFINPFVHRRAADLVASGAIEIDRLISRRVTLDAAPDIIANPALPGEVKVLVIPSS, encoded by the coding sequence ATGAAGGCAGTGCGTCTGGAAGCGGTCGGCGACATCTCCGTTCGGCACGTCGAGGTGCCCGAGCCTGGCCCCGACGATCTGCTTGTCAAAGTCGAGGCTTGCGGCATTTGCGGGACCGACCGGCATCTCCTTCATGGGGAGTTTCCCTCCACGCCTCCGGTCACCCTCGGTCACGAATTCTGCGGCATTGTCGTGAGGGCCGGGAGCGCCGTTCACGGTTTCAAGCCGGGGACGAGGATCACCGGAGACCCCAATATCTCTTGCGGGCGCTGCCCACAGTGCCAGGCGGGCCGCGTGAATCTCTGCCGCAATCTACGCGCCATCGGCATCCATCGTGACGGCGGCTTCGCGGAGTACGTGCTGGTCCCTCAGAAGCAGGCCTTTGAAATTCCGCTTAGTCTCGATCCGGTGCACGGTGCCTTCTGCGAACCCCTCGCCTGCTGCCTGCACGGTATTGACAGCGCGGGCATCGTCGCCGGATCCTCGGTTGTCGTCCTCGGGGGCGGCGTGATTGGTCTCCTCACCGTTCAACTCGCGCGGCTGGCCGGCGCCACGACGGTCATTCTTTCGACACGCCAGGCTTCGAAGCGCCGTTTGGCGGAAGAGGTCGGGGCGACCGCAACGGTTAATCCGGCCGCCGGCGACGCCATCGAGGCGATTTCAGGGCCACACGGGCTCGTTCCCGGTGGCGTGGACGTCGTGATCGAATGCGCCGGCGTGGCAGAAACGGTGAAGCAGTCGACACGTCTCGCCAAGGCAGGCGGAACGGTCGTCATCCTCGGCGTGTTGCCGCAGGGCGAAAAGGTCGAGATCGAACCTTTCGATATTCTCTTCCGTGAACTGCGCGTTCAAGGTTCCTTCATCAATCCCTTTGTGCACCGCCGCGCCGCCGACCTCGTCGCCTCGGGGGCGATCGAAATCGACCGGCTCATTTCAAGGCGCGTGACCCTCGACGCGGCCCCGGATATCATTGCCAATCCAGCCCTCCCGGGAGAGGTTAAAGTGCTGGTGATCCCGTCTTCCTAG